The genomic stretch AGGTGCTCGTCGGTGAACATCGGCGTCGAGGAGCCGCCCGGGGTCCAGAACTTCAGGCGGTGGCCCGGCCGCATGCCGCCGCTCATCTCGAGGAGCTGGCGGAGCGTGATGCCGAGCGGCGCCTCGTACTGGCCGGGGCTCGCCACGTGGCCGCTGAGCGAGTAGAGCGTGAAGCCCGGGGACTTCTCGCTGCCCATCGACCTGAACCATTCTTTTCCGTTTTGCAGGATGGCGGGAACCGACGCGATGGATTCGACGTTATTCACCACAGTCGGACAGGCGTAGAGGCCTTCCACCGCAGGGAAGGGGGGACGGAGCCGCGGTTGACCACGGCGGCCTTCGAGCGAGTCGAGCAGTGCGGTCTCCTCACCGCAGATGTACGCGCCGGCGCCCGCGTGCACGGTGAGGTGGAGGTCGAGCCCGCTGCCCAGGATGTTCTCGCCGAGGTAGCCCGCCGCGTGGGCCTCACGCACGGCCTCGTGCAACCGCCGTAGAACGGGGACGACTTCACCACGCAGATAGATGAAGGCATGCGACGACCTGATGGCATAGCACGCGATCACGATGCCCTCGATGAGGCTATGCGGGTTCGCGAAGAGGAGCGGGATGTCCTTGCACGTCCCGGGCTCCGATTCGTCGGCGTTGACAACTAGATAGTGCGGTTTCCCATCTCCCTGCGGAATGAACTGCCACTTCATTCCGGTCGGGAATCCCGCGCCGCCGCGGCCGCGCAGCCCGGAGTCCTTGACGTACGCGATCACGTCGTCCGGTGACATGGCGAGCGCCTTGCGGAGCCCCTCGTACCCCTCGTGCCTCCGGTAGACGTCCAGAGTCCAGGACCGGTCCTCGTCCCAGAAGGCCGACAGCACGGGTGCGAGCAGCTTCTCGGGGCTCGTGTCCTTGAGTTCGGCTGCCACGGTCATCACTCCCCCTCCTCTTCAGCCTCGCCCGCGGACGGCGCATTCTGGGGTTCTTGTGCACGCGGATGGACCACGCGCGCGGGTGCGGCTTCTCCCCTTGCCAGGCGAAGGCCCACCAGCGACGCGGGTCCCGCACTGCCGCTCTCCTCGACGGCCCCTGGCCGCTCGTCGGGGAAGCCGGCCAGGATCCGCGCGGTCTCCTTGAACGTGCACAGCCGCGCCCCGCGCGTGGGCTGCACGGGCCGTCCCGCGCGCAGATCGTCGACCAGGCGCTTGGCACTGCCCGGCGTCTGGTTGTCGAAGAACTCCCAGTTGACCATCACGACCGGCGCGTAGTCGCAGGCCGCGTTGCACTCGATGTGCTCCAGGGTGACCTTGCCGTCGTCGGTGGTCTCGCC from Streptomyces roseochromogenus subsp. oscitans DS 12.976 encodes the following:
- the nuoF gene encoding NADH-quinone oxidoreductase subunit NuoF, with the protein product MMTVAAELKDTSPEKLLAPVLSAFWDEDRSWTLDVYRRHEGYEGLRKALAMSPDDVIAYVKDSGLRGRGGAGFPTGMKWQFIPQGDGKPHYLVVNADESEPGTCKDIPLLFANPHSLIEGIVIACYAIRSSHAFIYLRGEVVPVLRRLHEAVREAHAAGYLGENILGSGLDLHLTVHAGAGAYICGEETALLDSLEGRRGQPRLRPPFPAVEGLYACPTVVNNVESIASVPAILQNGKEWFRSMGSEKSPGFTLYSLSGHVASPGQYEAPLGITLRQLLEMSGGMRPGHRLKFWTPGGSSTPMFTDEHLDVPLDYEGVGAAGSMLGTKALQCFDETTCVVRAVTRWTEFYAHESCGKCTPCREGTYWLVQLLRDIEAGKGTMADLGKLADIADNINGKSFCALGDGAASPIFSSLKYFRAEYEQHITGRGCPFDPAKSTAWADRPEVNA
- the nuoE gene encoding NADH-quinone oxidoreductase subunit NuoE; amino-acid sequence: MTTSSSERGVSLGMPELPAPAYPDDVRARLEADAREIIARYPDSRSALLPLLHLVQSEEGHVTRTGMQFCADMLDLTTAEVTAVATFYTMYRRGPSGDYQVGVCTNTLCAVMGGDAIFETLQEHLGVGNGETTDDGKVTLEHIECNAACDYAPVVMVNWEFFDNQTPGSAKRLVDDLRAGRPVQPTRGARLCTFKETARILAGFPDERPGAVEESGSAGPASLVGLRLARGEAAPARVVHPRAQEPQNAPSAGEAEEEGE